From a region of the Impatiens glandulifera chromosome 4, dImpGla2.1, whole genome shotgun sequence genome:
- the LOC124933958 gene encoding enolase 1, with amino-acid sequence MATIQSVNARQIFDSRGNPTVEVDIHLSDGTLARAAVPSGASTGIYEALELRDGGSDYLGKGVSKAVDNVNTIIGPALVGKDPSDQVGIDNLMVQQLDGTVNEWGWCKQKLGANAILAVSLAVCKAGASVKKIPLYKHIANLAGNKKLVLPVPAFNVINGGSHAGNKLAMQEFMILPVGASSFKEAMKMGVEVYHHLKAVIKKKYGQDATNVGDEGGFAPNIQENKEGLELLKTAIAKAGYTDKVVIGMDVAASEFYGTDKTYDLNFKEDNNDGSQKISGDKLKDLYKSFVADYPIVSIEDPFDQDDWEHYAKMTSEIGDKVQIVGDDLLVTNPKRVEKAIKEKSCNALLLKVNQIGSVMESIEAVKMSKHAGWGVMASHRSGETEDTFIADLSVGLATGQIKTGAPCRSERLAKYNQLLRIEEELGSEAVYAGKNFRVPVEPY; translated from the exons ATGGCCACTATTCAGTCCGTCAATGCGAGGCAGATCTTCGACAGCCGTGGAAATCCCACAGTCGag GTTGATATTCATTTGTCTGATGGTACTCTTGCTAGAGCTGCAGTTCCAAGTGGTGCATCGACTG GAATCTATGAGGCCCTTGAACTAAGAGATGGTGGATCAGACTACCTTGGTAAAGGTGTTTCCAAG GCTGTGGATAATGTTAACACAATCATTGGCCCTGCTCTTGTTGGCAAG GACCCAAGTGACCAAGTTGGTATTGATAACCTCATGGTTCAACAGCTGGATGGAACTGTAAATGAGTGGGGTTGGTGCAAGCAAAAG CTTGGTGCAAATGCTATATTAGCTGTGTCACTTGCTGTGTGCAAAGCTGGGGCTAGTGTTAAGAAGATTCCTCTTTACAAG CACATTGCAAACCTTGCTGGAAACAAGAAGTTGGTGTTACCTGTTCCTGCTTTTAATGTGATCAATGGTGGATCACATGCAGGAAACAAACTTGCTATGCAG GAGTTCATGATTCTACCTGTTGGAGCTTCCTCGTTCAAAGAGGCGATGAAAATGGGTGTGGAAGTTTATCACCATTTGAAG GCTGTCATTAAAAAGAAGTATGGTCAGGATGCAACAAATGTGGGTGACGAAGGTGGATTTGCCCCAAATATTCAG GAGAACAAGGAAGGACTTGAATTGTTGAAGACAGCTATTGCTAAAGCTGGTTATACAGACAAA gTGGTCATTGGTATGGATGTTGCTGCATCTGAGTTTTATGGAACTGATAAGACTTATGATCTGAACTTCAAGGAAGAT AACAATGATGGATCACAAAAGATTTCAGGGGACAAGCTTAAAGATCTCTACAAGTCTTTTGTGGCAGATTACCCCATTGTATCAATTGAAGATCCATTTGACCAAGATGACTGGGAGCATTATGCCAAGATGACTAGTGAAATCGGTGACAAAGTACAGATTGTGGGTGATGATCTCTTGGTAACAAACCCTAAG AGAGTGGAGAAAGCTATCAAGGAGAAATCTTGCAATGCTTTACTCCTTAAG GTTAACCAAATCGGTTCTGTAATGGAGAGTATTGAGGCTGTTAAAATGTCCAAGCATGCTGGATGGGGTGTGATGGCTAGTCATAGAAG TGGGGAGACTGAAGACACATTCATTGCTGATCTGTCTGTGGGTTTGGCCACG GGACAAATCAAGACTGGAGCTCCTTGTAGATCAGAGCGTCTTGCTAAATACAACCAG TTGTTGCGGATTGAAGAGGAGCTGGGTTCGGAAGCAGTTTATGCCGGGAAGAACTTCCGAGTGCCCGTTGAGCCCTATTAG